A stretch of the Alnus glutinosa chromosome 6, dhAlnGlut1.1, whole genome shotgun sequence genome encodes the following:
- the LOC133870366 gene encoding UDP-glucuronate 4-epimerase 1: protein MPSLQEELFPSTPGKFKIERSHAMNRQFHRCFASTSTMFLWALFLIALTASYLSFQSFVDSGSRYLSASWGGIQWEKQVRSSAQIHRSGGMSVLVTGAGGFVGSHVSLALKKRGDGVVGLDNFNSYYDPSLKKARKTLLSNHGIFVVEGDVNDARLVGKLLDVVAFTHVMHLAAQAGVRYAMENPQSYVHSNIAALVTLLEACKSANPQPAIVWASSSSVYGLNEKVPFSELDRTDQPASLYAATKKAGEEITHTYNHIYGLSITGLRFFTVYGPWGRPDMAYFSFTRNILQGKPITIYRGKNRVDLARDFTYIDDIVKGCLGSLDTSGKSTGSGGKKRGPAPYRIFNLGNTSPVTVPTLVSILEKHLKMKAKRNYVDMPGNGDVPFTHANISSARRELGYKPTTDLQTGLKKFVRWYLSYYGYNNGKPVN, encoded by the coding sequence atgccTTCATTGCAGGAAGAACTGTTCCCGTCAACGCCCGGGAAGTTCAAGATCGAGCGGTCCCACGCCATGAACCGCCAGTTCCACCGCTGTTTCGCCTCCACCAGCACCATGTTCTTGTGGGCGCTCTTCTTGATCGCCCTCACGGCGTCGTATTTGAGTTTCCAGAGTTTCGTCGATTCCGGAAGCCGGTACTTGTCCGCCTCCTGGGGCGGCATCCAGTGGGAGAAGCAGGTCCGCTCTTCCGCCCAGATCCACCGATCCGGCGGCATGTCCGTCCTGGTTACCGGTGCCGGCGGTTTCGTCGGGTCGCACGTGTCGCTCGCGTTGAAGAAGCGTGGAGACGGCGTCGTTGGGCTCGACAACTTCAACAGCTACTACGACCCCTCGTTAAAGAAGGCCCGCAAGACCCTCCTCAGCAATCACGGGATCTTCGTCGTCGAAGGCGACGTCAATGACGCGAGGCTGGTGGGCAAGCTCTTGGACGTGGTGGCTTTCACCCACGTGATGCACTTGGCGGCTCAGGCGGGTGTGAGGTACGCCATGGAGAACCCCCAATCGTACGTACACAGCAACATAGCGGCACTCGTCACGCTCCTCGAGGCCTGCAAGTCGGCGAACCCTCAGCCCGCGATCGTCTGGGCCTCGTCCAGCTCCGTCTACGGCCTCAACGAGAAGGTACCCTTCTCGGAGTTGGATCGGACCGACCAGCCCGCCAGTCTCTACGCTGCCACCAAGAAAGCCGGCGAAGAAATCACCCACACGTATAACCACATTTACGGCCTCTCGATTACCGGCTTGAGATTTTTCACAGTGTACGGTCCCTGGGGGAGACCCGACATGGCGTACTTCTCTTTCACCCGGAACATTCTTCAGGGCAAACCGATCACAATATACCGGGGCAAGAACCGGGTCGACTTGGCCCGAGACTTCACCTACATCGATGATATTGTGAAGGGTTGTTTGGGGTCGTTGGACACTTCTGGAAAGAGCACCGGGTCGGGTGGTAAGAAGAGGGGGCCCGCCCCGTACCGGATATTCAATCTGGGTAACACGTCGCCGGTGACAGTACCGACGCTTGTTAGCATCCTAGAGAAGCATTTGAAGATGAAGGCGAAGAGGAACTACGTGGACATGCCCGGAAACGGTGACGTCCCGTTCACGCACGCGAACATCAGCTCGGCCCGAAGAGAACTCGGGTACAAGCCCACGACCGATTTGCAAACCGGGTTGAAGAAGTTTGTTAGGTGGTACCTCTCGTATTACGGCTACAACAACGGCAAACCtgtaaattaa
- the LOC133871121 gene encoding cell wall protein IFF6-like encodes MAAFHLSLSLVALLFALSAIVSESRVARKDLGVDLGGVGIGTGTGIGVGVGGGSVGLGGGGSGSGSGSGSGSGSGSSSGSDSGSASRSGSESSAGSEAGSHAGSRAGSGSGSSAGSEAGSYAGSRAESGSGGNQGRGTGEGRGRGSGSGSGHGEGSGSGRGSGSGSGEGYGEGHGYGEGSGSGDAN; translated from the coding sequence ATGGCTGCATTCCACTTATCTCTATCACTTGTTGCTCTGCTATTTGCTTTATCTGCCATTGTTTCTGAGAGTCGAGTTGCGAGGAAGGACCTGGGTGTGGATCTTGGTGGCGTTGGAATTGGAACTGGAACAGGAATAGGCGTGGGTGTAGGAGGAGGCAGCGTGGGTTTAGGAGGAGGAGGCAGTGGCTCTGGGTCTGGCTCGGGTTCTGGCTCGGGTTCTGGCTCTAGCTCTGGCTCTGACTCAGGTTCTGCTTCTAGGTCTGGTTCAGAGTCCAGTGCAGGCTCGGAAGCAGGTTCACACGCTGGGTCTCGTGCGGGGTCTGGCTCAGGGTCCAGTGCAGGCTCAGAAGCTGGTTCATATGCTGGGTCTCGAGCAGAGTCAGGCTCAGGAGGAAACCAAGGACGAGGAACAGGCGAAGGCCGTGGGCGTGGTTCGGGTTCAGGGTCTGGACATGGTGAGGGTTCTGGTTCTGGTAGAGGAAGTGGATCGGGCAGTGGTGAAGGTTACGGTGAGGGGCATGGCTATGGTGAAGGTTCCGGTAGCGGAGATGCCAACTAA
- the LOC133870841 gene encoding glycine-rich cell wall structural protein 2-like, whose translation MGSLKPLALLALLISAFAVVSESRVARKDLGLDLGGIGIGAGIGIGLGLGLGGGSGAGSGSGSGSGSGSGSGSGSGSGSVSVSGSGSGSGSGSGSASASGSGSGSSSSAGSEAGSYAGSRAGSRSGSGGNQGSGSGSGYGEGYGRGSGSGQGSGQGSGYGEGRGYGSGSGNGHGK comes from the coding sequence ATGGGTAGTTTGAAGCCCTTGGCTCTGCTTGCTTTGCTTATTTCAGCATTTGCTGTGGTGTCTGAAAGCCGAGTGGCAAGAAAGGACCTGGGATTGGACCTTGGTGGGATTGGTATTGGTGCTGGGATAGGCATTGGACTAGGACTAGGACTAGGAGGTGGAAGTGGTGCAGGCTCCGGCTCCGGCTCCGGCTCCGGCTCCGGCTCCGGCTCAGGCTCGGGTTCTGGTTCGGGCTCGGTCTCGGTCTCGGGCTCAGGCTCAGGCTCAGGCTCAGGCTCGGGTTCAGCTTCTGCCTCAGGATCAGGTTCTGGGTCAAGCTCTAGTGCAGGGTCAGAAGCAGGTTCATATGCTGGGTCTAGAGCCGGATCAAGATCAGGATCAGGAGGCAATCAAGGATCAGGTTCGGGTTCTGGATACGGTGAGGGTTATGGAAGAGGCAGTGGCTCCGGTCAAGGCTCCGGCCAAGGTTCTGGTTATGGTGAAGGTCGTGGCTATGGCTCAGGGTCTGGGAACGGGCATGGAAAATGA